The Amycolatopsis sp. DG1A-15b genome contains the following window.
GTACCCCGCGGCCAACCGCGGCAAGTACCAGGCCTACGCGATCGTCATCGGCATCTGCGGCACGCCGGTGACGAACCTGATCGCCAGCGTCGTGGTCCCGCTCGGCGACTGGGCCTGGCGGCTGGTCTACCTGTGGGGCGCGCTCGGGGTCCTGCTCGTGCTGTTCACCCGGCGGCTCAAGGAGTCGCCCCGCTGGTACGAAAGCCGCGGCGAGCACACCCGGGCCGACGCGGTGCTGCGGGAGATCGAGGCGCAGGTCGCGGCCGAGAAGGGCCCGCTGCCGGAGCCGGCGCCACCGGTGGGGGAGGCCGCGGTGGCGAAGGCGCCGCTGCGGCTGTTGCTGCGCAAGAAGTACCTGCTGCCGACGCTGCTGCTCACCGTGCTGTGGGTGACGCAGACGATCGGGTTCTTCGGCTACTCGAGCTGGGCGCCGACACTGCTGGCCAAGGAGGGCTTCAGCGTCGAGAAGTCCGTGTTCTACGTGGCGCTCACGACGGTCGGCGCGCCGCTGGGCTCCTATCTGGCGGCCCTGGTCACCGACCGCTTCGAGCGCAAGTGGTGCCTGGTCGCGTTCGGCACGGTGATCGCGCTGTGCGGGCTGCTCTACGGGCTGACGTTCGACCCGGTCCTGATCGTGGTGTTCGGCTTCCTGGTCAACATGTTCGAGCGCGGCTACACGGCCCTCGGCTACGCGTATTCGCCGGAGCTGTTCGACACGCGCGGCCGGTCACTGGGCACCGGCGTGTCGTATGGCCTGGGCCGGCTGTCGAACGCGGCGGGCCCGCTCATCGTGGCCGGGCTGTACAACGGCAGCGGCTACCGGAGCGTGTTCTTCTTCATCGCGGGGACGTGGCTGGCCGGCGCGCTGGTGCTGGCGGCCTTCGGCCCGCGGACCCGGCAGGCGCGGCTCGGCCGCGTCACCTCGGCGCCGGCCGGCGCGTCACCGATCCGGTGAATCGGCGATGTGCGCCAGCTGGTCGCGGGCCGCGGCGGCGACGTCCGCCCGCACGCCGAGTTCGCCGAGCATCTCGGTGGCGGCCGCCATCTCGGCGGTCCGGCGGACGGCGTGCCGGTACGAGCCGCCGACCAGCC
Protein-coding sequences here:
- a CDS encoding MFS transporter; amino-acid sequence: MQHANALNRLNRLPISRFHKVTLFAVSFAYFFEFADINSFATTAPKLIKLWGVTVNQVAYVTSLSFVGMFFGSVIASTIADRWGRKNALVLTTVWFGVFSFAAVFSWDIVSLGVFRVLTSAGLSAMTVVAVIYVNELYPAANRGKYQAYAIVIGICGTPVTNLIASVVVPLGDWAWRLVYLWGALGVLLVLFTRRLKESPRWYESRGEHTRADAVLREIEAQVAAEKGPLPEPAPPVGEAAVAKAPLRLLLRKKYLLPTLLLTVLWVTQTIGFFGYSSWAPTLLAKEGFSVEKSVFYVALTTVGAPLGSYLAALVTDRFERKWCLVAFGTVIALCGLLYGLTFDPVLIVVFGFLVNMFERGYTALGYAYSPELFDTRGRSLGTGVSYGLGRLSNAAGPLIVAGLYNGSGYRSVFFFIAGTWLAGALVLAAFGPRTRQARLGRVTSAPAGASPIR